In Thunnus thynnus chromosome 20, fThuThy2.1, whole genome shotgun sequence, a single window of DNA contains:
- the LOC137172734 gene encoding ankyrin repeat domain-containing protein 1-like, giving the protein MELQRCELNSCWDDEDEDEDDDMMLQVEDGGYESSVSQEKQDALNSSRNSDSERPISLKTDKAGRLLLETPDDLQNLLLLRKTKREQKAAVRKSAAAPPAVRSVPYYVDEEDFLKACDQKQLQVIDRYLSTGGDVNTCDSFERTGLHRACSKGHTEVVTKLLEAGANIHSRDKLWSTCVHSACRGGNLSVLQLVLNHGADITATDKLDSTPLHVSVRTGHLDCVEHLIHCGAEVNTQDKEGDSPLHDAVRLNRFKIIQLLLLHGANTHTTNQEGRTPLDGVLEWQNEAKSLLIEQNDRK; this is encoded by the exons ATGGAGCTGCAGAG aTGTGAGCTGAACTCCTGCTGGGACGATGAAGACGAGGATGAAGACGACGACATGATGCTG CAGGTGGAGGACGGAGGCTACGAGTCGTCTGTCTCTCAGGAGAAGCAGGACGCTCTGAACTCCAGCAGAAACAGCGACTCTGAACGTCCAATCAGCCTCAAG ACGGACAAAGCGGGCCGTCTCCTCCTGGAGACACCAGACGACCTGCAGAACCTTCTGCTGCTGAGGAAGACCAAGAGAGAGCAGAAAGCTGCAGTCAGGAAATCAGCTGCTGCTCCCCCTGCTGTCCGCTCAGTG CCATACTACGTGGACGAGGAGGATTTCCTGAAGGCCTGTGATCAGAAGCAGCTGCAGGTGATTGACAGGTACCTGTCCACAGGTGGAGACGTCAACACCTGCGACTCT tttgagCGAACAGGTCTCCACAGAGCGTGCTCCAAAGGTCACACAGAGGTCGTCACCAAACTGCTGGAGGCCGGAGCGAACATCCACAGCAGAGACAAG CTCTGGTCCACCTGCGTCCACTCTGCCTGCCGAGGAGGAAATCTGTCTGTACTCCAGCTTGTGTTGAATCACGGAGCAGACATTACTGCAACTGACAAG CTGGACAGCACTCCTCTTCATGTCTCTGTGAGGACCGGACACTTGGACTGTGTTGAACATCTGATTCACTGCGGAGCTGAAGTCAACACACAGGACAAG GAGGGAGATTCTCCGCTTCACGACGCTGTTCGACTCAACAGGTTCAAAATcatccagctgctgctgctgcacggagccaacacacacaccaccaaccag gagggACGTACTCCTCTCGACGGGGTGCTGGAGTGGCAGAACGAAGCGAAGTCTCTCCTCATCGAGCAGAacgacaggaagtga